The following is a genomic window from bacterium.
ACCACTCCGAAAGCGGCCGAGGGGAATCCCGAAAAACTCGCACGGCTGATTCGGGAAGCGCAATTCTATATACGGGAAAAACAATACGATAGCGCAATTGCAAAAGCCGATGAAGCATTGTTACTCGAACCAGGGAACAAAGATGCAATTGGTCTGCGACTGCAGGCAAAAAAGGTTAAAGAGGACATTGAGGCGGGTGAACGAAAACTTCTGGAAGAAGCAAACACATACTTCGAGTATTCCGAATTCGCGGGTGCGTTAAAGTTGTATGAGAAGTATATTGCAAATCATCCGGACGAAAGGCCAAAGATCCAGCCTCAAATATTAAAGTGTTATTACAATCTCGGAGTCATTGCGATCCGGGAATGGAGATGTGATATAGCGGCTGACTATTTCCGCCAGGTTTTGTTTATCGACGAAGCCGATCAAATCAGCAAGGATGCGCTTGCGATTGCGCGGAGATGCCAGAAGTCAGGAACAAGCGACATTGAAGTACGGAAAGCTGTCGCTTTGATGGAAATGCGCAGGTAATTCACCGCAGAGTACGCAGAGGCTGCAGAGAAGAAGGAGAATATCTTTTTTCTCGATCTCTTCTCAGCGTTCTCCGCGTCCTCCGCGGTAAAATGCAGGTCAGTCGGGGTGCTATGCGAAAGGATCCACCAGTCAATACTCAACTTCCGGAATGGAAGAAGGAAGTTGCGGAGAAAGTAAAAGCGTACGGTGAACGCAAGAAACGGCTGACCACTCCGCCACAACCGATCAAAGAAACGATCGAAGCAGAACGAGTGCAGGAGCCTGAGTTGAAAACTGCAGCTCCTTTGCATTTGGACTCAGTCACTGAAGCAAAGGAAGCGGTTTTTCAACCGCTGGAAGCGGTGATACCTTCGACTTTCGAAGTCTGGTCAGAGGATCTGAAAGACTTTCCGAGGATCGAGGAAGGAGTAGAGTTCGAAAGGGAAGAAGCAACTCCTTCCGCAGCCCCCTATCTGATGCGTCGAATTGCCGCGGGACTGATTGATCATGCGATTCTTGTCGTGCTGCTCGTCATTGTCCTGTTTCCTTTTTCTTTCGTCCTGGGGGAATCGATGGAATGGTTGGTTCTGTACATGTGGAAGGCTACACTTTCGCTCTTCCTGCTGCTGCACTTCTTATACCAGCTATATTTCTTGCGCTCATCCCGCCAGACTCCCGGCATGCTTTTCGTATCGCTGGAACTGAGAGACCCCGGAGATCAAACAATCCCGGTGGGCAAGATCATAGTCCGCTGGCTAACTTTCATGTTTTTGAACGTGTTCAATTTATTGCCGGCGCTGTTGGGCAAACCCTACTTGTTGCACGACCACATTTCCAACACGGAAATGCGGTCTTTTTCATAGAATGCGCTGGTACGGATACGTCGCGCTTCTTTCTCTCGGCGCATGCCAGTACCTGATGTTCCAGAAGGTGGAGCCTGTCTACACATTTTTCACTCCGATTCAATGGTGGAACTACATCTTTCTTGTGGACGCAATAGTCTGGGGCAGACAAAAGCGGAGTTTAATAACGGACAAACCTCTGGAATTTATTACCATGCTTATACTTTCGAATATTTGCTGGCTTGTTTTTGAAGGCTACAACCTGCTGCTGCGAAACTGGTATTACATCAATCTGGCGCCGCAACCGTGGCAACGGATGCTCGGTTCCTTCATTGCATTTGCCACAATTTTCCCGGGCATTTTTGTTACGGCGGACCTTCTGGAAAGTTTTGGCTTATTCAAAGAACGGAACCCGAAGCCCGTAAAACTTAGCTCCGGATTTCTGGTGGGTTCCTTTGTTGCGGGACTTTCTGCGGTAATCTTTCCGCTCATTTTTCCTTCGCCTTATGTGTTCGGACTCGTCTGGCTCGGATTCTTCTTTTTGATCGAACCGCTGAATTACTGGAGAAAGAATAGCTCTCTATATGAAGACGTTGAACGCGGAAGCTGGCGGCGTGTCTGGCTACTTCTGGCAGGTGGAGCAATTTGCGGCTTTCTCTGGGAGTTCTGGAATTTTTGGGCAGGCGCCAAGTGGATCTACACCGTTCCTTTTACAAAAAACCTTAAATACTTTGAAATGCCTCTACTCGGTTTGCTCGGCTTTCCGCCTTTTGCGCTGGAATGCTTTGCCATGTATCACTTCACGCGGTCAATTTTGAATAAACAAAGTAGTGCGGGCGTCTCACCCGCGTAGTTACAATATAAAATAAACTCTTCCTTTCGTTGTTTCCGCCGCATAGATATGCTCTTCCGGAAATCCCAGCTCGAGAAAGCTTTTTGATCCCCATGGCTCTTCACCGGTGTAACCGGTGACCGTTTGCTGTTTCAACACACCTCCACAGTTGCATTGCGCGGCGCCAGCATAGCGGGATTGCGTTCCGACAAAATCGATCGAGGCTCCGCAAGAAGTGCAATTCAGTTGAACGGTCAGATCGCGATCAAACTCCCATGAAAGGAACATTGCATTCCACTTCTCGCGCGCGTGATCGAGCGTTTGTTTTAGCGAACTCTCTGCCGGTATTTTCAGTTTTTCAATAGAGTCGGGCAGAGGATCACCCCAGGAGTGAAGTCCGCATTCGTTCGATATTTCCAGCTTCATATCAAAGAAAACATCGCTGAGGCCATAGAGCCCTAGGCGTTTCCCGGTTGGAATGTGCAAACCGTGCAAAGCGCGAACGCCAATCTGGACCTGCAGTCCACCTACAATCGAGGCGATGGTCGGCGCCGTGGGAACATGTTGCTTGATCTCGGGATCCGTGCTTTTCAAACAAGAGATTCTTTTCTGGAGTTCCTGTCGATCCGCAGATCCGAGCGTGCATTCATAACATGCCGTTTCGGGCGGATGAAAGACAGTCACCGAACCATTTAAGGTATCGAGTCCGCCATCAATGTATATTTTTTTCAGCAAATAGCAATTGCGATTCATGTAGTAGCGCGCTTCGCGGTTATCGAGGCATCCGAAAATAACATCGATCCCTTTCAGAAAGGAGAGTCCGAGATCAAATCGCGCGTCCCGAACGAGAGCATGCGTACGGCAATCGGGATTCAGCTCACCCGCCCGCGCTGCAAGAACTTCTGCTTTCCATTGCTGAACATCGCCGGCGCGAAACAGCGCAGAGCGAGTTAAGTTGGTCGTTTCAATGCGGTCGAAATCGATGATCCAGATATTTCCAAGACCCAGAAGCGCCAGATTCTTTACGACTTCATTTCCCAGGGCGCCTGCGCCCACGACTAGCGCAGAGGCTCCC
Proteins encoded in this region:
- a CDS encoding RDD family protein, which encodes MRKDPPVNTQLPEWKKEVAEKVKAYGERKKRLTTPPQPIKETIEAERVQEPELKTAAPLHLDSVTEAKEAVFQPLEAVIPSTFEVWSEDLKDFPRIEEGVEFEREEATPSAAPYLMRRIAAGLIDHAILVVLLVIVLFPFSFVLGESMEWLVLYMWKATLSLFLLLHFLYQLYFLRSSRQTPGMLFVSLELRDPGDQTIPVGKIIVRWLTFMFLNVFNLLPALLGKPYLLHDHISNTEMRSFS
- a CDS encoding ThiF family adenylyltransferase — translated: MTLRLSHPDEDRYQRLRLIRWWDQTKLRGASALVVGAGALGNEVVKNLALLGLGNIWIIDFDRIETTNLTRSALFRAGDVQQWKAEVLAARAGELNPDCRTHALVRDARFDLGLSFLKGIDVIFGCLDNREARYYMNRNCYLLKKIYIDGGLDTLNGSVTVFHPPETACYECTLGSADRQELQKRISCLKSTDPEIKQHVPTAPTIASIVGGLQVQIGVRALHGLHIPTGKRLGLYGLSDVFFDMKLEISNECGLHSWGDPLPDSIEKLKIPAESSLKQTLDHAREKWNAMFLSWEFDRDLTVQLNCTSCGASIDFVGTQSRYAGAAQCNCGGVLKQQTVTGYTGEEPWGSKSFLELGFPEEHIYAAETTKGRVYFIL